From Thunnus albacares chromosome 22, fThuAlb1.1, whole genome shotgun sequence, the proteins below share one genomic window:
- the LOC122974252 gene encoding butyrophilin subfamily 1 member A1-like isoform X2 codes for MDSSIATSFVSFLIFSLTSASADQGNITAKSGDDVTLPCRSPRGEAVTLLEWSRPEMKKDGYVFLYRDESSQEDYQHPTARGRVQLRDPEMKDGNVSVILKNVNINDTGTYECRIIISNTGGRDGDLVEAKNIIQLNVIGAEKKRGHSGMVVGLSVTGVVLLLLLGIFSFIYNRKRKEAMRRNSYQPPPETGSVPLQA; via the exons ATGGATTCTTCAATAGCAACgtcatttgtgtcttttctcatcttttctctGACTTCTGCATCTGCag atCAGGGAAACATAACAGCAAAGTCTGGAGATGATGTCACTCTTCCGTGTCGGAGTCCAAGAGGTGAAGCCGTCACACTGTTAGAGTGGAGCAGACCTGAAATGAAGAAAGATGGTTATGTCTTCCTCTACCGTGATGAGAGCTCACAGGAAGACTACCAGCATCCAACTGCTCGAGGTCGAGTGCAGCTGAGAGATCCAGAGATGAAGGACGGAAACGTTTCTGTGATTTTGAAGAACGTCAACATCAACGACACTGGAACATATGAGTGTCGAATTATAATCAGCAACACAGGAGGCAGAGACGGAGACTTAGTTGAGGCCAAGAACATCATCCAGCTGAACGTCATCGGGGCTGAAAAGAAGCGTGGACATAGTGGGATGGTAGTTGGTCTGTCAGTTACTGGTgtggttcttcttcttcttcttggtaTATTTAGTTTTATATACAACAGAAAACGTAAAGAAGCTATGAGGAGGAATTCATACCAGCCTCCTCCTGAAACAGGAAGTGTCCCTCTGCAGGCGTAA
- the LOC122974252 gene encoding butyrophilin subfamily 1 member A1-like isoform X3, translating to MDFSIVTSFVSFLIFSLTSASADQGNITAKSGDDVTLPCRSPRGEAVTLLEWSRPEMKKDGYVFLYRDESSQEDYQHPTARGRVQLRDPEMKDGNVSVILKNVNINDTGTYECRIIISNTGGRDGDLVEAKNIIQLNVIGAEKKRGHSGMVVGLSVTGVVLLLLLGIFSFIYNRKRKE from the exons ATGGATTTCTCAATAGTAACgtcatttgtgtcttttctcatcttttctctGACTTCTGCATCTGCag atCAGGGAAACATAACAGCAAAGTCTGGAGATGATGTCACTCTTCCGTGTCGGAGTCCAAGAGGTGAAGCCGTCACACTGTTAGAGTGGAGCAGACCTGAAATGAAGAAAGATGGTTATGTCTTCCTCTACCGTGATGAGAGCTCACAGGAAGACTACCAGCATCCAACTGCTCGAGGTCGAGTGCAGCTGAGAGATCCAGAGATGAAGGACGGAAACGTTTCTGTGATTTTGAAGAACGTCAACATCAACGACACTGGAACATATGAGTGTCGAATTATAATCAGCAACACAGGAGGCAGAGACGGAGACTTAGTTGAGGCCAAGAACATCATCCAGCTGAACGTCATCGGGGCTGAAAAGAAGCGTGGACATAGTGGGATGGTAGTTGGTCTGTCAGTTACTGGTgtggttcttcttcttcttcttggtaTATTTAGTTTTATATACAACAGAAAACGTAAAGA GTAA
- the LOC122974252 gene encoding butyrophilin subfamily 1 member A1-like isoform X1 has translation MDFSIVTSFVSFLIFSLTSASADQGNITAKSGDDVTLPCRSPRGEAVTLLEWSRPEMKKDGYVFLYRDESSQEDYQHPTARGRVQLRDPEMKDGNVSVILKNVNINDTGTYECRIIISNTGGRDGDLVEAKNIIQLNVIGAEKKRGHSGMVVGLSVTGVVLLLLLGIFSFIYNRKRKEAMRRNSYQPPPETGSVPLQA, from the exons ATGGATTTCTCAATAGTAACgtcatttgtgtcttttctcatcttttctctGACTTCTGCATCTGCag atCAGGGAAACATAACAGCAAAGTCTGGAGATGATGTCACTCTTCCGTGTCGGAGTCCAAGAGGTGAAGCCGTCACACTGTTAGAGTGGAGCAGACCTGAAATGAAGAAAGATGGTTATGTCTTCCTCTACCGTGATGAGAGCTCACAGGAAGACTACCAGCATCCAACTGCTCGAGGTCGAGTGCAGCTGAGAGATCCAGAGATGAAGGACGGAAACGTTTCTGTGATTTTGAAGAACGTCAACATCAACGACACTGGAACATATGAGTGTCGAATTATAATCAGCAACACAGGAGGCAGAGACGGAGACTTAGTTGAGGCCAAGAACATCATCCAGCTGAACGTCATCGGGGCTGAAAAGAAGCGTGGACATAGTGGGATGGTAGTTGGTCTGTCAGTTACTGGTgtggttcttcttcttcttcttggtaTATTTAGTTTTATATACAACAGAAAACGTAAAGAAGCTATGAGGAGGAATTCATACCAGCCTCCTCCTGAAACAGGAAGTGTCCCTCTGCAGGCGTAA